CAgagaataaatatgaaaataattctaattattaaattgaacTGTTTCATATGTGTtataatatgttttttttcttctcataaaCCATGTGAAAGTAATCATGTGAGACCCacaatttatataagaaaatgaaacgaTATAGTGGGCAAAATCtagaaaatttttcaaacaaTACAAGGGCTCTAtgctaattaaatatatacttctATCATCAAAtcattgaaaaaataaaagttaaaacatAATGCCTACTCCAACCATTAGTCATCTTTGGGAAGTTTATTCTTGAAGAATTTTCGTCAAAAGCGCACAAACTAGTATGCAGCAAGATTAAACAAAAGCTTGAGTAGTAACCTGAATCATGCCAATAACTGCTAATTAAATCAGAAGCTATGTAATTGTGAAGCCAGCAACTGAAGTGGTGACTGGCAATACTGCTTTCTGAAGCCAAGAAGTGCATTCacagaaattaattatagcaAATGTGATAAAAGATTGACTACCTTACCTTGGATTCTAAGTACTAAGTAAAagtttgcttttttcttttatttaaaaaagaaagaaaaaagagagatgcAGGGAATAAGAGAACTAGGACATCTAGAAAGTTTATTGTCCACAAATAAATGCTGATATTGACATCAATACAGTTTATTTACCAAAGGATGCATGCATATCCTCAACTCTGCCTTTTAAACATCTCTCTATATTCCATGCCAGGACAAATACTGCTCAGGACCCCATGAGctctttatctttataatGAACCTACCAAGAATGGCTGCAGAAATATGTCTATCCAACCACACAGTTCCAGCATTGAAGAGATTATAAAGAAAGTGATAACAACTTCTATAGCTATTGGAATTCTAATTCCATTATCGACTGAAACAAAGAACTTTCTGTTAGGTGAAAGAAAATTGgcaattgaattttaaatgaacACTACATGCTCGACTCTTGcaagttaaaaaagaaagaaaaacataacaTCCTGCTTGAAATAGAAGTGACAAGTGTCACCTGGGCAGCACAAAGACCAGTTTGTTCTTTTCAAGAAACTATAAATCTTTTTGTTGCTTTCCTCTTTTCTATCAAAGAAGAGAAACATAGGCAGCTTGTCTTCCTGAATAAGTGGCAATGTACAGTGTCTATTTGTATTGATCTCAACAGTGACAGGAATGGGACAAAAGCAATTAGCTAGCTAAATGTAATTTCCAATAGGAAGGGTAACATGATAGGTACAACCACAAggcaaaagagagagagagagagagagagagagagaacacGGTATCTTACCTCATTCATTTAGATATCCTGAAAGCAAGCACtccaattaatttattcattagcTATAAATCCTGTTGCCCTTCTTCAACATTTGGGTAAATAATGCAAGGAAAAAGTGTCTAATCCTGTTTTAGAGTATGACAAACAGAGTCTCCCACCAAAACATGAGTAATCAAATAGAGGGAAAAGGGTACGACCCAGAATCACCAGATGCAAAACCTGAAACCTTTTCCTTTCAACAGCTCCCCCAGACtcaaaggaagaagaaggactGCGCCAAGAACAGTAAGAGGAGGTTCAGTGATGAGCAGGTCAGGTTACTAGAGTCAATTTTTGAGTCGGAAACAAAACTTGAGCCAAGGAAGAAGTTGCTGCTAGCAGGAGAGCTTGGTCTTCAACCTCGGCAGATTGCTATATGGTTTCAGAACAGAAGAGCTAGATGGAAATCAAAGCAGATTGAGCAGGAATACAGAAAATTAAGAGCCAGTTATGACAAACTAGCTTCCTGTTTTGACTCCTTGAAGAATGAGAGACAGTCTTTGATCATACAGGTAACTTTATCATAATCCTCACCAGATAGAGAGACTTTTAAGAGATTTAAAGAAACCAatttcttttgcttctttCCCTTCTTTGAACAGTTGCAGAAACTAAACGAACTATTGGGTCAACCATGTGATGAGAATCGGACTTGCAAAGGTGTGGACGACTGTACAACTGCCATTACAGCAGATAATAGAAATGTCAATAGTGATTCTGAAGCACAACAAGGATTAAACAATAGAGTATTCATTAGTTCAGAAGAGAATCAGAGCAGAGAAATTTTGCACTCGGTTGATGAGGAACATGAACATTTGAACAGTGATGAATACACAGATGGCTCATTAGCATCCCCTGATCAATGGTATAGTTTTGATTCCAGCGGACAGTTTGATCTGTCAGCTAGCAGTACACAATGGTTCAATTTCTGCACATGAAGTTTTGGTTGTTTACTCAATAAACAGCCTCCAGGCATTGGATAGACCTTCACAGGGAAACAGGTTAGATCAGCATGAGAAGTCTAAGGTAGCAGTTCTATAGCAGGAATTATAAATCAAGCATCCCCATTGTAAAAAGGATTAAGATATTTCCACTTCATACAGAATTACTAGCAGAATTAGTTAGTGCATTCTTGTTATTCAAGACTATGTATGTAGTAGATTGTATGCAGGATAACATGAACCAAATGCATACAGAGTGAGAATGCCTGAAATGATCAAATGCATGTACTTGTATCATCAAGGAATTACCTCTACCAACTACATAACTTTCGTTTTCTTGTCATCAAAGCTTCAAAGATATGTCTTGGCATATATTTTTGAGGTTTATCCTTTGGGAAAATAAGTCTAGATTCcagaaaattttcaaagaaaCTAGGAAACTATTAGAAGATGCTTATACTTTCATGGTgtttggaaaaaaataaaatgcaataaTTCAATGTAAgtgaattttatttagttagttCCCATGCTTGGAAAGGTCACCATTGTTAGAATTGATTTCTTTCAAGTTATAAGATAAGGCATTTTTCAATTCCTTCATGAGtgaaattgaattgaattcttataaatgGTTTTGCAAGATATCATTGTTTTTAAATGGTTCTGTCCTTCCCAATTTTGAGGTTCAAAACAACAGTCCAGAAAGTATTATGATATCTGTTACGTATATATAGAGTATTTGTATAATGTTTGCAtcattgatttttctttaaactaTTCGGCCAATTCATTGAATACCTTATGTGGggtaaattataatatgaacCCCGGACTATGTAGCTACATGGTTCTAAGGGTCTAAATGTTACTCTTTATATTAGTGATATGTCATTTTGTACctataattcaaatttataaatggtTGTAGTTTTGGGTAAATTATAACATGAATTCTGTTCCATAAAGCTATATGGTCTAATCCACATATACATATGCGTTAGATGCTGACGTGACGTGTGCGTCAGAAGCTGACacgaatttctttttgaaacaatattttatattcactAAATTTGTACTAAATGTTCATTAACTTATGTTCATTAATATGCATTGAATGTTGATTGTTTAAACGttaaatgtttattatttgttaacttatgtttattgaaaaaatattatatgttatgTCTATACTATATATGTTCGTTTAAATGAATTAGAGAATATGATTTTCATTAATGACGAATatctattgataaattaataaatattatatctataaatgatgaatgtttatattaatcctaattttttttcaatatgcatcataaaaacaatgaaaactttcataaatactcaatattttcaattgaaaatattgatgaatattatatatacaggCAATGAACATTGCAATACCaaataattaacattaatataaatactaatGAATAATACATGATACAAAATGAATATGAGCACTAACTGTAATGAGTTTTGGTTCActgataatgaatatttaagtataaaaaaattaattattataaaatattacatcTATGTGTTAGCACTTTTTTCTGGGTCCAAATATCGAGggaattagaaaaaattaatgataaaagttactgcctttGTCAAGTCTCGGGAGGTTGAGGACGGGTGAATTTCAGTTAGattttgagaataattaaaccaaaattacttttctacaATCAAATTGGACTCAATTAtcagaaaaattaagtttgagtaGCAAAATGGCGGTTTCTGTTAGTTGAGAAACTAAAATgcaaattttctaaaaaaatttactctttaAAGCCAATCGGCGGCTCTATACAAAGTCAATCAGCTTAGCATAAagctgattggctctacatAATCTCGATTGACTTATTTTATGAATCCAATGCTGTTTTATGCATAGTTTGActtaaaaataccaaaaagaacaaaaataaaatactagaaagttttttttaatgataattgccagaattttaaaacattttgatttttttattaaatattaatgactaataaaggaaatatttttcttttaaatttaaaatacaagCTTATCTATTGCCTTCGGGTTTCCTTAAAAACTCTACCTCTATAAATTCATTGTTAAATTCTATTTCTAGGGTTAGACATTATTAGCAAGTCTGAGCATTATTAGCAATTATTAGCAGTTCTGAAGTAGAGACATATCTTGAAAATACTAAATACTACAATCATTTAATGGGagagcttttcttttttttggtaaCTATAAAgtaagtcactaagaaagaacttgAATTAggaaagttttttttttgaacAACATAAGATTTTCTCAACCCTAGGCAATATTGGATTCTCATCCGATCTTCAATTCAACTACCTTATCATCTCTAGAGACTCGAAAATCAGGAACCTATGGTGATAACTTGAGGATTCCCTTAAATCCAGAATCATCAACATATCTTTCTCCTTActggttcttttatttttatattttatataatttataaaatcagattaaggtttctttttatgaatttacaTGTTTCAGTAGtattgggttttgaatatgataacatGATCTAtgctggattttgaatatgataatatatgatttttattgggttttaTATCTGATGATTAGAAATATTAGGGCAATATGATTTATATCTTTCTCTAAATGATTATGTGATTGTATCAGACTTTTAGGGTTGCATATTCAAATCTAAGATCTGCCATGTAAAATTTTCTAGCCTTCTATCAGTTTGCTCTTTTCTATGTTtgctgttattttttatatgttttgatCCATTTTAATTCGTTTGTTTATgccttttatttcattattttgagtttttaattgttcttttttattttttgtgcaTGTGAAATCGATTCTTGGGCGtgagaatttgaagaaaagtCAGAGAACCGACCTGACCAAGCCctagagtcgatcggctctatgaCCTAAACTATTCTGGTCTACACTAAAATTTTTCCTACTTCGGATTTTTGTGCAATTTTGATCCACTTTGTACCTTGTAAGTCTATTTTATgcgtttttctttcaatttcttaGTTGTAGGAGGATTGTGatagctagatttaattttttacactTTAATTTCTGTATTATTTTGATAGATGCCTAATATTTGTTGTGTGAGCATTTAATTAAAGTTGAACATATAGATTTTAGGCTTAAAATTGGACTTTAACATgaaaaagtagtccattaggttaaaggATGGTAAAACagacttaaattaaaatccatatagatTTAGTAGATTTTATCatgctttaattaattaatcaggCCACACTAGAATAAGAATCATCCAATTGGCCTTTAATATAAAGAgtagtccatttaggtttAAAGGCTGtacttaaatatataatttgtaattggtCTAAACTAAGTGAGATTTTAtgcataattaaatagttaaatagaCTAACAAATCAAACCAAGGTTAGGCTTAATAAAATAGGCTAGAGGAACTCAGATGCTATAATGGATGCTTGTAAGAAATACAACTATTGCATTTATAAGGAATAGccaattaaacaataaaattaaagactaaaatagataaataaggaagttggctttcagatccatctctggatatggcgaagcttccttatgaaATCGAGAAACGCCACTCAATTAGAAAAAGTGTCTTAGAGAATCACCCAGGTGTCAACTCCCATCTTCGCGCTAGTCTTTGTGATTAGTTAGCGTACTCCTGTTAGGTTGAAAAGCTTggtattatcataaaaatctAGAATTCAGAGTTACATAAAGTCCGATGATGAGAATGTTTAATTGGCTAATGGTTAAGAGGAGAAAAGGGCATTTTAATCCCTGAAATCCTAAAAGAATTGCTTAAAAGCTAGAAAAAGTTCAAAAAGCCCAACTCCATAATCTAAACTTGCGCGTGTCCAGTTTGAGCTCGCACAGatttactttaaatattatgaCTTAACCTGTGGGCCCATGATCGGTGCTAGAGAATGGGTAGATATAAAGTCTCTGAATCACATAGCAAGTCTAATCTTAACTGAAACCTCAGACTTGCAAactatcaataataaaaatccatagtaattaCCCCACCctagatataaataaatatttaaacaccTAATATTTAATCATGCCAAAAGTGTTAATGACTCAAACTATCTTACCACATacacaattaataataactctAGACATCTGACGCTAGCTGCGGAGTTCCTAGATCAAATACCAAACAAAGTTTGAATAAGATTTTTGCCCTGCGGTGAAGGAAGAAGGGctgtcaaaagaaaataactggAAATCCTATTTGTCacctagaaaaataaaatttgaaactaTCAGTTTcgaaagtaaattaaaattatataataaaaaatatagtggaaatacaaatatttatttatacacgtatatataaaaatattcactGCATAACCATGTCATGCCATTGCTAcaaaaatccaattaattagaaattaggATGGGGACAATAACAGAACTCTAGACGCCAAATCTACTAACTCGTAGACTTTCTTAATTTCAATAAGattggcgcctagagagcaaagctcaaCCACGGTTCTTAAATCTAGTCCGGTCATTTATTTCCAACTCAATGGTTGCCTAGAGAGCTAAGCTCGATCCAGGATATTTCCTCCGACAATTCCTAAATCCCGTAAGCCTAGAGAGTTGCGCTCGACTAATGCAcatcattatatatttttattacttgtCTCTGATTTACATCGGTGTACATACGGTCCTAACGCTACCCATTAGGTGCTACGTTCTACTGTATCCTCATCCTAGAAGGTTTATGgacaataataaaaacaataatcatgataataattaataaataacattcttaaatttttataatggtATAATagcaaaatattaataagataataataataataataataacggcatggatgatgataataataaaaaaattaataaccaTAGTGATAATAACGTAAATAAATGACATGACAAGAAACTAATTGACTATAAgactttaactcatagatATGACGTCTTCCTACATACTGCTCACGCGTCTGGTGCAGTTGTTAGATGGGATGGAGGATTTAGGAATCCATAAAGATACTCCACCTAAACCTAGACTCTTTAAGAAATTTGGGTTATCTCCTACTAAAATTCTACATAACAGATTGATCGATGTCGTTAAATGTTTACCCGAAATCAAAATTTAGAACCAGttaacataaatttatatttactaataaatatctTAGAGCCATCAAACTCAATCATTATACAAAGTTCACCTATTATCAATTAATCAGTGaattatatatctaataataaattaaatatttattactcCTCCATAACCtcgatattatttatttattttgacaaataagatctcttaaatataataaatcatttatttattcttaactATTCATTTAACCACTAACTATTAAATCAAATCTCGATTAGCcacaatttataattaaataacaattaCTCATAGAATTCCTAAATTTAGCTaacaaattcttatttaaaataattagcttctttatttaaaataaattgacgagaaatttgattttcttaattaatatctaattagcctatatcaaatcaataatttaCTCAATAGACCTAAATTCCATAATTAATccgtaattaattaataaatctaattattagttaaatacttgaaatataaataaatgaataattaaataaattcagaTTCAGAAATTATTGTACCGAGAATGGAGGCTCGCGGACGCCTGAGAATGGAAATCAGATTCTCGCCAAGCGTCCCGAGGTCACTAAGCCCATCGACGAAAAATTTTCCACGGTGATGAAAATGCGATTCAAAGGTACCAACTTGTGGATCGAGACATGGGTAGTCTAAATACGTGGTTACTTTCACCTAACAACCATCAGAAGACAACCAAATGGCCCAAAAATCGAATATCTTCAGCGAGGCAAGTCCACCTTCGATCACCAGCCAAAATACATCGTTGGGGGCTGCCAATCTCTAGACTTACATTTTAGAAGGCGTGGGGCATGATCCCAGTCTCAGATCTGCTAGGAAATACCAACAACTGATTGAATTAGCAGTAATAGTGTTAGCACCCATTTTTCGAATCTAAATATTAAGAGAATTACGAAAAACCCTGTGATGAAAATTATtgcctttctcgagtctcaGAAGATGGAGGATGtgcaaatcaaaattaattttctataattaatttggactcaattgGCAAAAAAGTTTAAGTTCAAGGAGTGGAACGATAGTTCTTACATGTTCGAGGACTAAATTGACCAATTTTCAGAACCTTTCACCCTCGAAGCCAATCGGTTGCGTACAGCCGAATCTGCTGCGCATAGAGCCGAACGTCTACATGGTGCCGATTGgctaattttcaaaattcaacgCCGTTTTAAACGTGTTTTTGACTTAAGACGccaaaattagtaaaaataagtttctagaaattttttatgatatttattgggatttaatatatatatataatcaatgctatcggaatagatccttcaagcattttataattatgtgtctttatttgaaaaacaatgctctttaaaatatttttatcatttaaagaaattgtaatgtttggaaaataattaaaagaaattggtcctttattaaggcttgactcaacagtacctaataaagaatcatagaaatttataaacctagcatctctaaggactgttaagatggaagtatctaaaccttctttggtaaggggctttatttctacctggacaaggcctatatgaaaatacttatagtttttttctttatgcttctggagggtatttggattcaaaagataaatttcttgaaaaggctttgaaatttgaatatctgtttctttagttttgatagtaaaatcagttttgaagagaggaaactttgaaaactcatagatttgcttcttttgaatcttgggtatttcccaatatcaatatgctttgaaaaatcttcaatagtgatttcctcaccatttactaaacctttagATCTTGAAGACTCAGAGATAGAAaagtttgagaaagaagaagatctataGAAAAAaagttctaaattcattttaaaataaatcaagataactttctaaacaaacatgaaccaagccacTAGATTTGCTGCACTTACACCAGACGAGACTTACTACTatgcataaatgaacaagtttgtttatcaatgatatgatgtagattaaaatgattttaaaatctcCTTTATGCAGGTATTCTTTCTTCCCTGGAACCCTGTTGGCTTTGATACCAATAATAGTATGAGACTAACAAGTTTttggtgtgcaggatcctcagacgaggcaagcatagagcatacacttgttcaatcttaaaagaaatgcaaaataagaaaataagataaaataacaaGCTTTTGATTATTGATGAATGAACAAATgtacaaactttgaaataaaagctttaaacaaaagaaatataacttacaagagtaaTAAAATACAAGAGGAAGGTGGTTTCTTACTATCACTCTCacactctctcttttctcactatatttctaatggtatgacttgaagaatacaagaggctcttgttatttttcagtctgctttcttctttggaaaactcctctatttatagaggtctttAGCCTTCAAGCCTTATTATTGAagctttggatgctcttcATAGTGGAGTGAGGGGCTCCACGACTTTTAGATGCTTTTGATAATGGAGTGGGAGGCTCCATGACTTTTGCAGAAGTTGTCTGCCACGCTTCAGAAGTGAGGAATCTTTTACTTTAAAGAAGGTGCAgagtcttttgtcttctttcttttcttttaaatgacttctttcttttttttattttttttattgggcatttggcccattacaaaaatattttgggctgccatttctggttttcaacccaagggctttacaaagatattatttgatgggcttgaatatctcaaaacagtcatcttcgttcgagtcaccatctagatctattgctgctgagctggtgctagaagaggaagatgaagctttagattttcctttGGAAAAGGCGGTTTCCGACAActgtttgatcaattgtaagaaatcttcttctgtttgagTCGCtgctagctttggaataatgaaGGACTTCTGTGCTAGGAAAGTGGTATGTTCTTTCGaaggtggcaagaagctattcttTGAAAGTAAACTTTGTACCATCTttagagataatttttcttggtggttaaatttatcccaccatttaactttgaatcttCAGGCAAGGATGATCtctccatctgctgcttggttgaactggaaataccatacacatacccaggggagaaaaaagtttgaataaaatagaagtaaaGGGGGAaaatgtctttctattttgtttagtttatagtgggctttgaatagattaaacagaggtagaacttctggaattatggtctcaggaacattgtcataaaaattccaccattgtttaaaccaatatggtaattttgaagtttggattgtgCTTGTGTCAAAatagaaaagccaagaatggctttgtccttcgtgtttaggcttgatgggtaggttctttgaagggaagttggaaaagatcttgGTGAATGTAAATCTATTCCCCAATCTGTAGGGTGGAGGATTCTTTGgatggtgcatgtggaatatgcagggtctttatggtctttatgctttttgaagtgtttgaactttgcagaactagttacctcaaggatagactgctcttacggggttattttctaatattgacaaatatacctctcctacggggttgttctcttatgttaaaagatatagctttcttacggggttgttttctaatatggacaaatatacccctcttacgggattgttttcgcatattcacaaatatactacttttttgggattgttttctcatgttgaaagatataaccccccttaaggggttgttttctaatatcgacaaatataccactcttacaggggtgttctctaatattgacaaatatgcccctcttacagggttcttttgttatattgagaaccactttttggggttgttttctcatgttgaaagacatagccctcttacggggttgttttctaatattgacaaatatacaactcttacagggttgttttctaatattgacaaatataccccttttacgacgttgttttctaatcttaataaatataaccctctcacggggtcattttataatattgacaaatataccccacttttttggggttgttttctcatgttgaaagatatagccctcttacgaggttgttttctaatattgatgaatataccccttttacggtgttgatttctcatattgacaaatataccacttttttggggttattttctcatgttgaaagatataccccacttatggggttgttttctaatattgacaaatataaccctcttacagggtcattttctaatattgacaaatatacctcacttttttggggttgttttctcatgttgaaagatatagccctcttacgaggttgttttctaatattgataaatataccccacttacgggattgttttctcatattgacaaatataccactttttggggttgttttctcatgttgaaagatatacctctcttatggggttgttttctaatattgacaaatataacacacttaaggggttgatttctaatattgaaaaatatacccctcttacaggattgttttctaatattgataaatataaccctcttgcggggtcgatttccaatattgacaaatataccacttttttaggatagttttctcatgttgaaagatatacccctcttacggattgttttctaatattgataaatatacccctcttacgggtttgttttctcaaattgacaaatataccacttttctggggttgtttgctaagattgacaaatataccacttttttggggttgttttctcatgttgaaagatataccctttttacggggttgttttctaatattggcaaatatacccctatttcggggttattttctcgagGCTTTGATATATTCCAGGGTTTGAAGTACCATCCTAGagggaaaattttggaaattagttttgaggggctttctgtacagaatccttcctcaatagttaaaatgc
The Ricinus communis isolate WT05 ecotype wild-type chromosome 1, ASM1957865v1, whole genome shotgun sequence DNA segment above includes these coding regions:
- the LOC8278641 gene encoding homeobox-leucine zipper protein ATHB-12, producing the protein MTNRVSHQNMSNQIEGKGYDPESPDAKPETFSFQQLPQTQRKKKDCAKNSKRRFSDEQVRLLESIFESETKLEPRKKLLLAGELGLQPRQIAIWFQNRRARWKSKQIEQEYRKLRASYDKLASCFDSLKNERQSLIIQLQKLNELLGQPCDENRTCKGVDDCTTAITADNRNVNSDSEAQQGLNNRVFISSEENQSREILHSVDEEHEHLNSDEYTDGSLASPDQWYSFDSSGQFDLSASSTQWFNFCT